The genomic interval GATGATCGTGCGCTGCGTAATTCCCGGCGCGCCCTTGGCATCGAGAAACGACACCAGACCCTCGCCGGTCCCCAGCTCGTTGATCGTCTTTTCGATGTCGAGATTGGGATTGGGGCGGAAGGTCGTCGCCGCCGCCTTGACCGCCTTCTGGTCGCGCGGCGTAAACGCCCGCAAAGCAAACTGGATGCGATTGCCGAGCTGTGACAGCACCGTGTCCGGCACGTCCAGCGGATTCTGCGTGATGAAGAACACCCCCACACCCTTCGAACGGATCAGCCGCACCACCTGCTCGATTTTCTCCAGCAGCGCCTTGGGCGCTTCATCAAACAGCAGGTGTGCCTCGTCGAAGCAGAACACCAATTTCGGCTTGTCGACATCGCCCGCCTCCGGCAACTGCTCGAACAACTCCGCCAACAGCCAGAGCAGGAACGTGGCGTAAGCGCGCGGCGACTGCATCAGTTTATCGGCGGCGAGCACGTTCACCATGCCGCGACCGTCGGGGGCCAGTTGCATCAGATCGTCGATATCGAGCGCCGGTTCGCCGAAGAATTCATCGCCGCCCTGTTCCTCCAGCGTCAGTAACGCCCGCTGGATCGCGCCGATGCTCGTTGCGGAAACATTGCCGTAAGTCGTCGTAAACTGCTTGGCGTTGTCGGCGACGAACGTGAGCATTGACCGGAGATCTTTGAGGTCGAGCAGCAGCAGCTGGTTGTCATCGGCGATTTTGAAAACAATGTAGAGCACACCGCTCTGCGTCTCGTTCAGGTCGAGCAGGCGGCTAAACAACAGCGGGCCCATATCGGAGACGGTGGTGCGAATCGGATGCCCCTGTTCGCCGAACAGATCCCAACAGGTGACCGGCGAGCCGCGGAACTGGAAGTCGGTAATTCCAATCTTGCCGAGCCGTTCGCTGATCTTCGGATTCGCTGCCCCCGGCTGGCTGATGCCGGCCAAATCGCCTTTGACATCCGCCAGGAACACCGCCACCCCGCGCGCGCTGAGGGCCTCCGCCATCACCTGAAGTGCGATCGTCTTGCCGGTGCCGGTGGCGCCGGCGATCAGGCCGTGGCGGTTGGTCATTTGCGGCAACAGGAGGAGCTCGCTCTCGCCCTTTCCCATCAGAATCGGATCGCTCATTTCGGCCAGACCTCCTCAGCC from Candidatus Zixiibacteriota bacterium carries:
- a CDS encoding DUF853 family protein, giving the protein MSDPILMGKGESELLLLPQMTNRHGLIAGATGTGKTIALQVMAEALSARGVAVFLADVKGDLAGISQPGAANPKISERLGKIGITDFQFRGSPVTCWDLFGEQGHPIRTTVSDMGPLLFSRLLDLNETQSGVLYIVFKIADDNQLLLLDLKDLRSMLTFVADNAKQFTTTYGNVSATSIGAIQRALLTLEEQGGDEFFGEPALDIDDLMQLAPDGRGMVNVLAADKLMQSPRAYATFLLWLLAELFEQLPEAGDVDKPKLVFCFDEAHLLFDEAPKALLEKIEQVVRLIRSKGVGVFFITQNPLDVPDTVLSQLGNRIQFALRAFTPRDQKAVKAAATTFRPNPNLDIEKTINELGTGEGLVSFLDAKGAPGITQRTII